The following nucleotide sequence is from Tardiphaga sp. 709.
TGCGATGTATCACTCCAAGCGCATCGGCGGCGACCGCATCGACGTCTACAAACCGGCCATGCGCGCCCGCAAAACAGATCGCCTGACGCTCGAATCCGAACTGCGGCGCGCCATTGAGCGCCAGGAAATCACCATCCTGTACCAGCCCATCGTTCGGCTGGAAGATCGCTCCATCGCCGGCTTCGAAGCGCTGGCGCGTTGGGATCACCCGAAGCTCGGCCGCATGTCGCCGTCGGAATTCATCGCCATCGCCGAAGAGATCGGCCTGATCATCGATCTCGGCATGTTCGTGATGGATCAGACCGCACGCCAGCTCGCGATCTGGCAGCGCGCGATGCGCTCGCGCGAGCCGATCTTCGCCAGCGTCAACGTCTCCTCGCGGCAGCTGCTGCGCCACGACCTCCTGCATGACATCCGCACCGTGCTGTCACGCTCTTCAGTCGCTCGTGGCACGCTGAAGCTCGAGCTCACGGAATCGCTGGTGATGGAAAATCCGGAACATGCAGCGCAGATGCTGCACCGGATCCGCGAACTCGGTACGGGTCTTTCGCTCGACGATTTCGGTACCGGCCACTCATCGCTATCCTATCTGCAGCGCTTCCCGTTCGACACGCTGAAGATCGACCAGTCCTTCGTCCGCACCACCGCGCGCGGCACCCGCCCGGTGATCCTCAAATCCATCATCGCGATGGCCCACGATCTCGGCATGGACGTCGTCGCCGAAGGCGTCGAGACAGATTCGGATGCGGTGGAGATGTATCAGCTCGGCTGCGAATACGCCCAGGCTTTGCCTTTGGCGAGCCGATGGATGCGGATGCGGCGATGCGCATGCTGACGGAAGAGCGATTGGAAGCGGCGAGCTGACTCGAGCCGGATACCACTCGTAAACCATACCTGCGCAGCTGCGACCTCTTGCCCTCTGCAAGGAGAGATTGCGCGATTCGCATTTAGCAATTCGGCAAGATTCACGTGGTAGGCAAACACCATATTCATTTGTGGTTGCATCGCTCATCGTGACGTCAATTTCCACCCATGAACTGCCATTTCTGGCGGACGCCGCGGTTGCGGCCCCACGTCCCCATGACCGGCTTCGGCTGTTTTTGGTCGTGGCGGGCGCGATGGCGATCGGCGCGGTCTATGCCGGATGGGCCGGCGAGGACGCCAATTGGGATTGGCAGAATTATCACGAATACAACGTCTGGGCATTGCTCAATGGCCGTTACGATCACGATGTAATCCCACCGGGCTTCCAGACCCACTTCAACCCGATCATCTACTTCCCCTGGTACTATCTCCGTCACGCGCTGCCGCCGGTTATTGCCGGGATGACCATGGGCGCGGTGCATGGGCTCAATCTCGCGCTGGTCTACTGGCTGTCACGGATCGTGCTCGGGCACGCAGCCAATACGATGACGGTTGTCGCTGCATTGTTGCTGGCTGCGCTGGGGCCGATGACGCTGTCAGAAGTCGGCACCAGTTTTTCCGACATTCTCACTGCGATCCCGATTATCGCCGGGCTAGCGCTGATGCTGGCTGCCGATGAGCCACGACCGATACGTTACATCGTCGCAGGACTTCTGGTCGGCCTCGCGCTCGGCTTCAAACTCACCAACATCGTCTTCGCAATTGGTCTGGCAGGCGCCGCACTTGCCGCGGCACGCCCTCTGATGGCCGTAACCTGCCTCGCCATCGGCGGCGCGATCGGCACGATCATGACGGGCGGCGTCTGGAGCCTGATGCTGTGGCGTGAATTCGGCAATCCGTTCTTCCCGCTGTTGAATAGTCTGTTTCCCTCGCCGGAGATGCGAGAAATTACGCTGCTCGATCGCCAATTCATTCCGAAGGGAATTCTGGATGGCCTAGCCTATCCATTTCATTGGCTCGTCGGAAATTTCCGCAGCTCAGAGCTACCGTTTCGCGACGCACGCTTTGCGATGCTATGCGTGTTGCTTCCGATCGCCTTCATTGCTCAAATAAAGTATGCGCGCGCTATTTTTTCGCGGCGTGACTTGCAACTCCTGATCTTCTTTGTCACGTCTTATGCGGTCTGGCTGATCTTGTTCTCGATCCAGCGCTATGCCGTCGCACTGGAATTGCTGACCGGGCCACTAATCGTGTTGTTGCTGGTACGCATTGTCACGGCATTTCGCTCGACCATCCCCACGCATCCTGTCAACCAACACGCAAGCCGCTCGATCTTCATCATTGCAGCGATCACCGCTGCATGGTCGCAGCCAACCGACTGGTGGCGACGACCATGGTCAAATCCCTACGCGCCAATGATTTCCTCGCGGCTTTCGCAACCCGCGACCTATCTGTTACTCGACAAGCCGCTGGCTTTCGTTGCACCACTCCTGCCTGCTGGATCCCGCTTCTACACGATTGCCGATCTCGCTTTGCCGATCCTGCCTGCCGGCAAATACGACAATCGCATCCGAGCGGGTTTGAAGGAGCCATTGCCCGGCGGCATGTGGGAGATGCACATCAAAGGTCGGCCGTTCCGCGCAGAAGCACTGGCTGCCTATGACCTGATGATCGATGCGACGCAGCCCTGCGTGGAGATCGAAGGTGCCCAACTGGGCTCCACCAACGTGGCGTGTCCGTTGCGCTCCACCGGCTCCTGACGTCAGGCGTGCCCGGCCTCGGCCGACAACATCCCCGGGGCGATCCCGATCTTCTGCAGCGCGCGAAGATACTTCTCCTCGACATCACCGCCGAAGATGAGATCCTCATCAGCCGCGCAATGCAGCCAGCCGTTGCCCTGGATTTCGTCTTCCAGCTGGCCCGGCGCCCAGCCGGCATAGCCCAGCGCGAGAATCGCGTGCTTGGGTCCACCGCCATTGGCGATGGCGCGCAGGATATCCACGGTCGCCGTGAGGCAGACGCCATCGTCGATCGGCAGCGTCGCATCCTTAATGAAGAAATCGCTGGAATGCAGCACGAAACCGCGGCCCGTCTCGACCGGGCCACCCTTCAGCACTTTCATGCTTTCGGCGCTTTCCGGGAGCTTGATGCTGTCGGACTTTTCAATGATGTCCAGTTGAACCAGCAATTCGGGAAAATCGATGCTCCCTGCAGGCCGATTGACGATGAT
It contains:
- a CDS encoding YqgE/AlgH family protein, which encodes MEPTRKRPRKSRAKSSAGDTGNYLDGQLLIAMPVMEDERFARSVIYVCAHSSEGAMGIIVNRPAGSIDFPELLVQLDIIEKSDSIKLPESAESMKVLKGGPVETGRGFVLHSSDFFIKDATLPIDDGVCLTATVDILRAIANGGGPKHAILALGYAGWAPGQLEDEIQGNGWLHCAADEDLIFGGDVEEKYLRALQKIGIAPGMLSAEAGHA
- a CDS encoding glycosyltransferase 87 family protein, with amino-acid sequence MTSISTHELPFLADAAVAAPRPHDRLRLFLVVAGAMAIGAVYAGWAGEDANWDWQNYHEYNVWALLNGRYDHDVIPPGFQTHFNPIIYFPWYYLRHALPPVIAGMTMGAVHGLNLALVYWLSRIVLGHAANTMTVVAALLLAALGPMTLSEVGTSFSDILTAIPIIAGLALMLAADEPRPIRYIVAGLLVGLALGFKLTNIVFAIGLAGAALAAARPLMAVTCLAIGGAIGTIMTGGVWSLMLWREFGNPFFPLLNSLFPSPEMREITLLDRQFIPKGILDGLAYPFHWLVGNFRSSELPFRDARFAMLCVLLPIAFIAQIKYARAIFSRRDLQLLIFFVTSYAVWLILFSIQRYAVALELLTGPLIVLLLVRIVTAFRSTIPTHPVNQHASRSIFIIAAITAAWSQPTDWWRRPWSNPYAPMISSRLSQPATYLLLDKPLAFVAPLLPAGSRFYTIADLALPILPAGKYDNRIRAGLKEPLPGGMWEMHIKGRPFRAEALAAYDLMIDATQPCVEIEGAQLGSTNVACPLRSTGS